The Candidatus Nealsonbacteria bacterium genome includes the window ATAATTGCGGAAACAGATATCCCTTAAATAGGATTGCGACCGAGAAAGGAGGATGTAATCCTGCTCCTATTGATCCTGATATTAAGGCTGAAAATGGCATAATTAGGATTGAAGCGGAGAAATTAGAAGAAATTTCTTATTTATTTTAAACATATGAATAACAAAAAATTCAAAGTATCGGGAATGGACTGCGCTTCTTGCGCGTTGAGTATAGAAAAATCCCTTAAGAAAATTAGTGGTGTAAAGGAGGCCAGTGTTAACTTTGTATCTGGTAAAGTCTCTGTTGAATCTGATAACGTTTCAGATGAAGAAATCAAGAAAGCAATAACTGAGGCGGGTAATTACAAGATTATTGAGGCGGGCGATATTAAATCCATTACCCTTAAAATATCGGGAATGGATTGCGCTTCTTGTTCTTTAAAGATTGAAAAAGGACTTAAGAGTATTGATGGTGTTAAGAGTGCTAGTGTTAATTACGCTAGTGGTAAGGCGATAATAGAATATGATTCAGCTCTGGTTGGCTTGAGTAAAATTAAGGGTATTATTAAAAAGACTGGATATAGTGTTGTTGATGAAAAAGAGAAGGACCCAGAAGGTGAAGAATTGAAGAGTGCATCATTTAAAATGTGGTTCTCAGTTTTCTTTGGCAGCATTAACATGACTTTAATGATGGTTATGATGTTTGTTCCGATTCCGCACCATTTTATTATAACCGTAATTCTAGCTTTCCCAGTAATATTTTTTGCTGGTTGGGATACTCACAAAAGCGCTTTACGTTCAGTTAGGAACTTAAGTCCTAATATGGATACCCTTGTTACTATGGGAACTTTGATTCCTTATCTTTTGAGTTTTTTGGGATTCATTTATCCTAATATAACAACTTTTGTTGAAATGGCCACCTCTATTCTAACCTTTCATTTAGTCGGAAGATTTCTTGAAGCAAGAGCTAAAGGAAGAGCAAGTTCAGCTATTAAGAAGCTTATAGAACTCGGCGCTAAAAATGCTCGGATTATTGAAAATGGGGAAGAGAAAGAAATTCCTGTTGAGGAATTAAAGATTGATGATGTAATGGTTGTCAGGCCGGGAGAAAAGATTCCAACTGATGGAGTTGTGGTTTCAGGAGAAAGCTATATCGATGAATCAATGGCAACGGGGGAATCCTTACCTGTTACCAGAAAAGAAGGCGATGCGGTAATTGGATCAACTATTAACAAACAAGGGTTTTTAAAGATTAGGGTTACTAAAGTAGGGAAAGATACTTTTCTTTCGCAAATTATAAAATTAGTTGAAGAATGTCAGGGTAGTAAAGTTCCGATTCAAGAATTTGTAGATAAGATAACTGGGTATTTTGTTCCAGCAGTTATTGTTCTAGCAATTAGTACTTTTGCATCTTGGATGATTTTTCCTGAGTTTCACTTATCAATAGCTGAATTTTTCAATTTCCCTTGGACGACCTTAGATGCTCCTATTTTGACTCTAGCGATATTAGCAACAACTGCAGTTCTAGTTATATCTTGCCCTTGTGCACTAGGCCTTGCTACTCCTACCGCTTTAATGGTTGGATCAGGGCTTGGAGCTGAAAGAGGGATATTGATAAGAAACGGAGAGGCAATTCAAACAATGAAAGATGTTTCGGTAGTTGTTTTTGATAAAACGGGAACTATTACCAAGGGTAAGCCTGATGTAACTGATATTATCTCTTATGCCGGTTTTTCAGAAGATGATATTCTTTTTTACACCGCATCAATAGAGTATTTATCAGAACATCCTTTGGCTTATGCAATTGTTCAGCGAGCCAAGTCAAAAAAAATCAATTTAGCTGATGTTAAAGGATTTTCATCTATTTCAGGCAAAGGAGTGGTTGGTAAAATTGAAGATAAAGAAATTTTGATTGGTAACAGAGCCTTGATGGAGGAGAAGGGTATTGATAATAAAGACTATTACAAAGATCAGGAGAAGCTTGAGATTGAGGGAAAGACGGCAATGATAGTTTCAATAGAGGGAAGAGTTGCTGGAATTATTGCCGTTGCTGACACTATAAAAGAAGGATCTGAAGAGGCGATAAAAGAGATTAAAGAAATGGGAATTAGTACTGCCATAATAACGGGGGATAATGAACGTACAGCTAAGGCAATAGCTCAAAAGGTTGGAATAGACCATGTGATTTCAGGGGTTTTGCCCGATGGTAAGGTTGATGAAGTAAAGAAGCTTCAAGAAAAATTCGGAACCGTTTCTATGGTCGGGGATGGAATAAATGATGCACCAGCTCTAAAACAGGCCAATGTCGGAATTGCAATTGGGACCGGAACTGATATCGCAATAGAATCAGCTGACATTATTTTAATAAGAGGTGATTTAGGGGGAGTTGTATCAGCTATCAAGCTATCGAATGAAACTTTTAAGAAGATAAAGCAGAACTACTTTTGGGCATGGTTTTATAACGCTGTTGCTATTCCAGCTGCAGTCTTTGGGTTACTTCATCCAATAATTGGGGCAGGAGCAATGGCTTTGAGTTCATTGAACGTGGTGCTTAATTCTCTTAGATTGAAGAAAGCTAAGATATAGATTTGTCGGCAGTTACCCTATAATATGTTTAATGGGGGGGCGATATTTCTGCCTCTTCATTGCATATCATCGTCTAGATTGAGTTAAATCTTCCTCTTGAATAACCATAAATGAGATCCTGTGTCCTAAATTATGATTTGATGGAAAAAGTTATTTTAAAATTTAAAACTTAGAATTCAAGTAGCCACTCCCATAATGGCTTGAGCTGTATTACGTTACCGTCTTTTTCTACTTCCCGTTTTTCGTGCCACGTGAGCAAAGTTATTTTCTTTACTTTTAACTCATTGCCTGCTTCAAATAATGCTTTCGTTTCTCTCTGTTCGACATCGGGATTCGTCAGGTCATAGCAGACTTGTATCAGTTCCATTACTTGATATCCATTTTTAACTACAAAATCTATCTCTCGGTCATTGCGAGTTTTGTAATAAAATAATTCGCGACCGGTTCGATTACCTCGTTTTACTAGTTCTGTAAAAACAAGATTTTCCATGAGCTTGCCGGTATCAGGGGAGTGCTGGACTGCCTTTGCGGTTACTAGTCCATTGTCCACTACGTATACTTTCTTTGATGATTGTATTCTGGTGCTGACTTTCGTCGAATGTCGATCCAAAGAAAAAATCAAATATGCCTCGGTAAGATAGCCGAGGTATTTCGCTAGAGTGACATCGCTCTTAAAGGCTAGAACATTGGCAAGTTTTCTTGCAGAGTACGGATTAGAAACATTGTTTATAAGGTAGGATCCGAGACTATCAATTTGCGTAGAAAAGCGGACTTTGTGTCGCTTAATTACATCCTTAAAAAGAACTGCGTCAAACAGCACGTCAAGATAGCCCCGAGGCTCGACATCTTTCGTCACAATCTCCGGATAACCACCGTTTGCCATATATTGAGTTAGGTATCCAAGAAGTCTTGCTTTTTCATCGGGCAATAAAAGTTTGTCGGCCGAAACTTCGTACTGTCTAGCTT containing:
- a CDS encoding heavy metal translocating P-type ATPase — its product is MNNKKFKVSGMDCASCALSIEKSLKKISGVKEASVNFVSGKVSVESDNVSDEEIKKAITEAGNYKIIEAGDIKSITLKISGMDCASCSLKIEKGLKSIDGVKSASVNYASGKAIIEYDSALVGLSKIKGIIKKTGYSVVDEKEKDPEGEELKSASFKMWFSVFFGSINMTLMMVMMFVPIPHHFIITVILAFPVIFFAGWDTHKSALRSVRNLSPNMDTLVTMGTLIPYLLSFLGFIYPNITTFVEMATSILTFHLVGRFLEARAKGRASSAIKKLIELGAKNARIIENGEEKEIPVEELKIDDVMVVRPGEKIPTDGVVVSGESYIDESMATGESLPVTRKEGDAVIGSTINKQGFLKIRVTKVGKDTFLSQIIKLVEECQGSKVPIQEFVDKITGYFVPAVIVLAISTFASWMIFPEFHLSIAEFFNFPWTTLDAPILTLAILATTAVLVISCPCALGLATPTALMVGSGLGAERGILIRNGEAIQTMKDVSVVVFDKTGTITKGKPDVTDIISYAGFSEDDILFYTASIEYLSEHPLAYAIVQRAKSKKINLADVKGFSSISGKGVVGKIEDKEILIGNRALMEEKGIDNKDYYKDQEKLEIEGKTAMIVSIEGRVAGIIAVADTIKEGSEEAIKEIKEMGISTAIITGDNERTAKAIAQKVGIDHVISGVLPDGKVDEVKKLQEKFGTVSMVGDGINDAPALKQANVGIAIGTGTDIAIESADIILIRGDLGGVVSAIKLSNETFKKIKQNYFWAWFYNAVAIPAAVFGLLHPIIGAGAMALSSLNVVLNSLRLKKAKI
- a CDS encoding ATP-binding protein, yielding MLKATVSKQKQDRDRLLSLSYVERTKEKDAQKLMSSDLIKVILGPRRAGKSVFALMLLKAHNFAYFNFDDESLPGEEKIDLDELLSELKQVYGDTKYILFDEIQNLPNWELFVNRLHRLGYNLVLTGSNASLLSKELATHLTGRHIPIEILPFDFREILKARQYEVSADKLLLPDEKARLLGYLTQYMANGGYPEIVTKDVEPRGYLDVLFDAVLFKDVIKRHKVRFSTQIDSLGSYLINNVSNPYSARKLANVLAFKSDVTLAKYLGYLTEAYLIFSLDRHSTKVSTRIQSSKKVYVVDNGLVTAKAVQHSPDTGKLMENLVFTELVKRGNRTGRELFYYKTRNDREIDFVVKNGYQVMELIQVCYDLTNPDVEQRETKALFEAGNELKVKKITLLTWHEKREVEKDGNVIQLKPLWEWLLEF